A single region of the Bacillus cereus genome encodes:
- a CDS encoding WecB/TagA/CpsF family glycosyltransferase, giving the protein MAVQTVDVLGVPFSTMTMDETVQYLKEQLELERTHTFQVVTANPEIVMCAKKDEKFRKTLLNTDLITPDGIGVVKASGMLGTPVKERVAGFDLMCNLFAKLSEENKPVSVFLLGAKPHVVQAAANHLTKTYSAVSIVGTQDGYFKQEEEENIVSRIQEAKPDLLLVALGFPRQENFIQNNKHRLETKMAVGVGGSLDVWAGEVKRAPKWIQAIHLEWFYRLCSNPTRWRRQLVLAEFLKEVMRSKK; this is encoded by the coding sequence ATGGCAGTACAAACAGTTGATGTTCTAGGCGTTCCTTTTTCTACAATGACAATGGATGAAACGGTCCAATATTTAAAGGAACAACTAGAATTGGAGCGAACTCATACTTTTCAGGTAGTAACAGCAAACCCTGAAATTGTTATGTGTGCAAAAAAGGACGAGAAATTCCGTAAAACATTATTAAATACAGATTTAATTACACCTGATGGTATTGGGGTTGTAAAAGCAAGTGGTATGCTTGGTACACCTGTGAAAGAACGTGTAGCAGGTTTCGATTTAATGTGTAATTTATTTGCGAAGTTGTCAGAAGAGAATAAACCAGTATCTGTTTTCTTATTAGGTGCAAAACCACATGTTGTACAAGCTGCAGCTAATCATTTAACGAAGACATATTCGGCTGTATCTATTGTGGGTACACAAGATGGGTATTTTAAACAAGAAGAAGAAGAGAATATTGTTTCTCGTATTCAAGAAGCAAAACCAGATCTATTACTTGTTGCGCTGGGCTTCCCAAGACAAGAAAACTTTATCCAAAACAATAAGCATCGTTTAGAAACGAAAATGGCTGTTGGAGTAGGCGGTAGTTTAGATGTGTGGGCTGGAGAGGTAAAACGTGCGCCAAAATGGATCCAAGCTATCCACTTAGAGTGGTTTTACAGATTATGTAGTAATCCAACACGCTGGCGTCGTCAGTTAGTACTAGCTGAGTTTTTAAAAGAAGTAATGCGTTCAAAAAAGTAG
- a CDS encoding glycosyltransferase family 4 protein gives MRILHMNAGAEDGGGKTHIISLLDQFPDGEVELAVFEDGIVAKEARELGIKVHVFSQKSRYDLSILKNISEFINKEKFDVVHTHGPRANFFVSLMKKKFVAKWVTTIHSDPFQDFTKQGLKGWIFTKLNLKALKNIDLFFVVTNRLKKSLAALGISNEKMHVIYNGIEYDQEKAAGYNKKEMFNIDEDVFTAIQVARLHPVKGHEVLFDALQQTKLEKIKVLLVGDGPLEGELKALATEKGINDKVEFLGHRQDVKQLFASSHVNLLTSHSEGFPLVLLEAANQRVPSIVTRAGEIEPLIADETYGWIVPTGDGKALASALEEAYDKWKTGELAAMGKHIYEHATMNFSLQKLYEDTKETYNRLIEKNL, from the coding sequence ATGAGGATATTGCATATGAATGCAGGAGCAGAAGATGGTGGAGGAAAAACACATATTATTTCACTGCTCGATCAGTTTCCGGATGGTGAAGTAGAATTAGCAGTATTTGAAGATGGAATTGTTGCGAAAGAAGCAAGAGAGCTAGGGATAAAAGTTCATGTGTTTTCACAAAAATCTCGCTATGATTTATCCATTTTAAAAAACATAAGTGAATTCATTAATAAAGAAAAATTTGATGTAGTTCATACACACGGTCCTAGGGCAAATTTCTTTGTTTCTTTAATGAAAAAGAAATTCGTGGCAAAATGGGTAACGACAATTCATAGTGATCCATTTCAAGACTTTACTAAACAAGGCCTAAAAGGTTGGATTTTTACTAAGTTAAATTTAAAAGCTTTAAAAAATATAGATTTATTTTTTGTTGTAACGAATAGGTTGAAAAAAAGCTTAGCGGCATTAGGGATTTCAAATGAAAAGATGCATGTTATTTATAACGGTATTGAATATGATCAGGAAAAAGCAGCTGGCTATAATAAAAAGGAAATGTTTAATATTGATGAAGATGTGTTTACGGCAATCCAAGTAGCACGTCTGCATCCTGTTAAAGGACATGAAGTTTTATTCGATGCGTTACAACAAACAAAATTGGAGAAGATTAAAGTATTATTAGTTGGTGACGGGCCGTTAGAAGGAGAGTTAAAGGCGTTAGCTACTGAAAAAGGAATTAATGATAAAGTTGAATTTTTAGGGCACCGTCAAGATGTGAAACAATTATTTGCTTCATCACATGTAAATTTATTAACTTCCCATAGCGAAGGATTTCCGTTAGTTTTATTAGAAGCAGCAAATCAACGTGTACCATCAATTGTGACTAGGGCGGGAGAAATCGAGCCGTTAATCGCAGATGAAACTTACGGGTGGATTGTGCCAACTGGTGATGGAAAAGCATTAGCGTCGGCATTAGAAGAGGCATATGATAAGTGGAAAACAGGAGAATTAGCAGCAATGGGAAAACATATTTACGAACATGCTACTATGAACTTCTCACTACAAAAGTTATATGAAGATACGAAAGAGACATATAATCGATTAATAGAGAAAAACCTTTAA
- a CDS encoding O-antigen ligase family protein, producing MLANQARVRFEHFLLFFIILQPVLDLLTSLSIELLKVNATVGIMVRFLIMAMGGIYILIQAKERENRKFLIYLVLLGVVLGIGFINNKLIKSPIVLAEEVKFIGKALYIYIMLSSYILALKSLKKTVNISDKVRNNIVYSTLIINAVMVISITTSTDFGSYEWMKVGSRGWFYAGNELGSILAIIFPIVVLYSIQKTKSVKHVLYWIPSLLMIYSLIQVGTKVGMGSIGATLAAAIGIIVLQLLFDRKNPNKKALVLNALIAIVLLVGVVGTFKKTPLAQNMGIHNNYLSEQNVAQQGQKEQEIKEKIKKEQEIKEKEEKQHKAEKPEEKAKIEAEVKKEVEKEQKKENQENLIFSGRQVYEERHKQFFKEAPMSQKLLGMGYAGNFKYNEQKEPDPKLIEMDFHDWFYDFGIIGFALMMIPFIYYGLRILLAFVTRFKEIFNIKYGMISASLLLALGIAYIAGHILTAPGVGIYFVVVLAYLIVDLEIE from the coding sequence ATGTTAGCAAATCAAGCTAGGGTTAGATTTGAGCATTTTTTGCTCTTTTTTATTATTTTACAGCCTGTTTTAGATTTATTAACGTCTCTTAGCATTGAGTTATTAAAAGTAAATGCGACAGTTGGAATTATGGTAAGATTCCTCATTATGGCAATGGGTGGCATTTATATTTTAATTCAGGCAAAAGAAAGAGAAAATAGGAAGTTTTTGATTTATCTTGTATTACTAGGAGTTGTATTAGGAATAGGATTTATTAATAACAAGTTAATCAAGAGTCCTATTGTACTCGCAGAAGAAGTTAAATTCATTGGAAAAGCATTGTATATATATATTATGCTCAGCTCATACATTTTAGCTTTAAAATCACTGAAGAAGACAGTAAATATTAGCGATAAAGTTAGAAATAACATTGTGTATTCAACATTAATTATTAATGCTGTTATGGTTATTTCTATTACAACTTCTACAGATTTTGGAAGTTATGAGTGGATGAAAGTTGGTTCCCGAGGATGGTTCTATGCAGGTAATGAACTTGGGTCAATCTTAGCTATTATTTTCCCTATTGTGGTACTATATTCTATTCAAAAAACAAAGAGCGTGAAGCACGTTTTATATTGGATTCCATCGCTGTTAATGATTTACTCTTTAATTCAAGTTGGAACGAAGGTAGGAATGGGCTCAATTGGTGCTACGTTAGCGGCAGCAATCGGGATTATTGTACTACAATTATTATTTGATAGAAAAAATCCAAACAAAAAAGCTCTTGTACTTAATGCATTAATTGCTATTGTCCTATTAGTTGGTGTAGTTGGAACGTTTAAAAAGACACCATTAGCACAAAATATGGGTATTCATAATAACTATTTATCAGAACAAAATGTAGCACAACAAGGGCAAAAAGAACAAGAAATTAAAGAGAAAATAAAAAAAGAACAAGAAATTAAAGAAAAAGAAGAAAAACAACATAAAGCTGAAAAACCGGAAGAAAAAGCAAAGATAGAAGCGGAAGTTAAAAAAGAGGTTGAGAAAGAGCAAAAGAAAGAAAATCAAGAAAATCTTATTTTCAGCGGACGTCAAGTATATGAAGAAAGACATAAGCAATTCTTTAAGGAAGCGCCAATGTCACAAAAATTATTAGGAATGGGTTACGCAGGTAACTTTAAGTATAATGAACAAAAAGAGCCAGATCCGAAGTTAATAGAAATGGACTTCCATGATTGGTTTTATGATTTCGGAATTATTGGTTTTGCATTAATGATGATTCCATTTATTTATTACGGCTTAAGAATCTTACTAGCATTTGTTACAAGATTTAAGGAAATATTTAATATAAAATATGGAATGATTTCAGCAAGCTTATTATTAGCACTAGGCATTGCGTACATTGCAGGACATATTTTGACAGCACCAGGAGTGGGTATTTACTTTGTAGTGGTGTTAGCTTATCTAATTGTAGATCTAGAAATTGAATGA
- a CDS encoding trimeric intracellular cation channel family protein, which produces MLLIDIFTFLGIIAAAISGTLVGLKKDLDLFGVLCLAVATALGGGIIRDIMIGNLPPVAFVKPIYFFVSVLSALFTCMFFERINKLQVVIMLSDAVGLGVFTAIGANAAMSHHVDASFLVVSMGVITGIGGGILRDICAQDIPYVFRKEIYAIASILGAVSFLITHAMGAHVLAFYVCLLVTFVIRVVTVIYNVHFPVFFKTHAKINKGH; this is translated from the coding sequence ATGTTATTAATCGATATATTTACGTTTCTTGGCATTATCGCCGCTGCCATTTCTGGTACATTAGTTGGTTTGAAAAAAGATTTAGATTTATTTGGTGTCCTTTGTTTAGCTGTAGCTACTGCGCTCGGCGGCGGTATTATTCGTGATATTATGATTGGTAACCTGCCTCCTGTCGCATTTGTAAAACCCATTTACTTTTTCGTAAGTGTACTATCAGCATTATTCACATGTATGTTTTTTGAGCGTATTAATAAACTTCAAGTTGTTATTATGCTTTCTGATGCTGTTGGTTTAGGTGTATTTACAGCTATTGGTGCAAATGCAGCAATGTCACATCACGTTGACGCCTCGTTTTTAGTCGTTTCAATGGGAGTTATTACAGGTATTGGAGGCGGTATTTTACGCGACATTTGCGCTCAAGATATCCCGTATGTATTCCGAAAAGAAATATATGCAATTGCTTCTATTTTAGGAGCAGTTAGTTTCCTAATTACACATGCAATGGGGGCACACGTCTTAGCTTTCTATGTCTGTTTATTAGTAACATTCGTTATTCGTGTAGTCACCGTAATATATAACGTACATTTCCCAGTTTTCTTTAAAACACATGCAAAAATTAATAAGGGCCATTAA
- a CDS encoding ArnT family glycosyltransferase, with amino-acid sequence MNHIQTNFSSFFSKITIGAMLAFFVYSCWSAFETSKQFFGGSTTSITIVLVIFVILILLVASILQYRFTDKQFLIFLISVSIVVRFITVLFVDGPIIGDMKAMYESAKQIAIGNNIENVAQLPFIIYESIIIRIFGDTVFALQLFNILFCTGTAFFIYRIASMVFGEECGRIASVFYALYIPNIFMSSVLTAESLAIFLFYCACYILLYKGLDHPYMWVISAILFALSNMIFPVGLFLPVFIAVYVLLIELFQSGAKQKLLLKMIGILILFYSTHFGVSYGIKMMGMSQYTISNQNYVQSVLIGKSQNEEKASKNQSVKEHIDQELKEMEVERFNLLKPVISQFSDEGINSILFKCEKLIYIVVTLFMAIALLHFLIKKQQNEGYMLFVLLITGYVSLRLFQVDMAYYNIIMPALFILQSFGVYMSYFYCQKIFFRK; translated from the coding sequence ATGAATCATATACAAACAAATTTTTCGTCTTTCTTCAGTAAAATAACGATTGGTGCGATGCTCGCATTTTTTGTTTATAGTTGTTGGTCGGCTTTTGAAACAAGTAAGCAATTTTTTGGGGGAAGTACAACAAGTATAACAATCGTATTAGTGATTTTTGTTATTCTTATTTTGTTAGTGGCATCGATTTTGCAATATCGTTTCACAGATAAACAATTTCTTATTTTTCTTATAAGCGTATCTATAGTTGTAAGATTTATCACAGTTCTATTTGTAGATGGTCCAATAATAGGTGATATGAAAGCTATGTATGAGTCTGCAAAGCAGATTGCAATTGGCAATAATATAGAGAATGTAGCGCAGTTACCTTTTATTATTTATGAATCGATCATCATTCGTATATTTGGTGATACGGTATTCGCTTTACAATTATTTAATATTTTATTTTGTACAGGAACTGCATTTTTCATTTATCGCATTGCGTCAATGGTATTTGGAGAAGAGTGTGGTCGTATTGCGTCCGTGTTTTATGCTTTATATATTCCAAATATATTTATGAGTTCGGTATTAACGGCGGAATCACTCGCAATATTTTTATTTTATTGTGCTTGTTACATACTTTTATATAAAGGATTGGATCATCCTTATATGTGGGTAATTTCAGCCATTTTATTTGCACTTAGCAATATGATTTTCCCAGTGGGGTTATTTTTACCTGTTTTTATAGCTGTATATGTGCTGTTAATTGAATTATTTCAATCAGGGGCGAAACAAAAATTACTATTAAAAATGATAGGAATACTTATTCTGTTTTATAGTACTCATTTTGGTGTGAGCTATGGTATCAAGATGATGGGAATGTCACAGTATACGATTTCTAATCAGAATTATGTTCAATCTGTTTTAATTGGAAAAAGTCAAAATGAAGAAAAAGCATCTAAAAATCAAAGTGTAAAAGAGCACATTGATCAAGAGTTAAAAGAAATGGAAGTAGAAAGATTTAACCTGTTAAAACCAGTTATTAGCCAGTTTTCAGATGAGGGAATAAATTCTATTCTTTTTAAATGTGAAAAGCTTATATATATAGTGGTGACACTGTTTATGGCTATAGCTTTATTACATTTTCTAATTAAGAAACAGCAAAATGAAGGATATATGTTGTTTGTATTATTAATTACCGGATATGTATCGTTAAGGCTCTTTCAAGTAGATATGGCATACTATAATATTATTATGCCAGCTTTGTTTATTTTACAAAGCTTTGGTGTTTATATGAGTTATTTTTATTGCCAAAAAATATTTTTCAGAAAATAA
- a CDS encoding acyl-CoA thioesterase, whose protein sequence is MEKKFMRESKAIKTTRVFPNDLNNHQTLFGGKLLAEIDSIASIAAARHSRKHCVTASIDSVDFLTPIHQADSVCYEAFVCYTGKSSMEVFVKVIAENLLAGERRIAATCFITFVAIKDGKPSSVPQVLPETQEEHWLHTTGLERAENRKKGRLKSKEMAEVLTLSKPWNI, encoded by the coding sequence ATGGAAAAGAAATTCATGCGAGAATCTAAAGCAATTAAGACAACACGTGTTTTTCCTAACGATTTAAATAATCACCAAACACTTTTTGGAGGGAAATTATTAGCAGAAATTGATAGTATTGCTTCAATTGCGGCTGCAAGACATAGTCGTAAACATTGCGTAACAGCATCTATTGATTCAGTTGATTTTTTAACTCCAATTCACCAAGCTGATTCTGTTTGTTATGAAGCATTTGTATGTTATACAGGGAAATCTTCAATGGAAGTTTTCGTAAAAGTAATCGCAGAAAATTTATTAGCAGGCGAGCGTAGAATTGCCGCTACTTGCTTCATTACATTTGTGGCAATAAAAGATGGAAAACCTTCGTCGGTACCACAAGTACTACCTGAAACTCAGGAAGAACATTGGTTACACACAACCGGTTTAGAACGCGCGGAAAACCGAAAAAAGGGACGTTTAAAAAGTAAAGAGATGGCTGAAGTTTTAACTTTAAGTAAGCCTTGGAATATTTAA